A single Endozoicomonas sp. NE40 DNA region contains:
- a CDS encoding ureidoglycolate lyase codes for MMTYIQTEPLTREPFAPFGDVIEYRGESLGNNQGRCRKYPALGVIQAGGASAVNAHLFLQAEAIQLPCRLQVLERHPIGSQMFMPVNKEPYLIVVASGDSQPDLSTLRCFIASHGQGIVYHPGVWHHPLLAMSDKSEFLVADPADVGKNLEEVFMSEQNIFVRK; via the coding sequence ATGATGACTTATATCCAGACCGAACCGTTAACCAGAGAACCCTTTGCACCCTTTGGTGATGTCATTGAATACCGTGGTGAAAGTCTGGGTAATAACCAGGGACGGTGTCGAAAATATCCGGCATTGGGCGTTATTCAGGCTGGTGGTGCCAGTGCTGTTAACGCTCATCTTTTTTTACAGGCTGAAGCCATTCAATTGCCTTGCCGTTTACAGGTACTGGAACGCCACCCTATTGGCAGTCAGATGTTTATGCCTGTCAATAAAGAACCTTACCTGATTGTTGTGGCGTCCGGTGATTCACAACCTGATTTAAGCACCCTTCGTTGTTTTATTGCCAGTCACGGACAGGGTATTGTTTACCATCCGGGAGTCTGGCATCACCCATTGCTGGCGATGTCTGACAAATCAGAATTTCTGGTGGCAGACCCGGCTGATGTTGGTAAGAATCTGGAAGAAGTCTTTATGTCGGAACAAAATATTTTCGTTCGAAAATAA
- the allB gene encoding allantoinase AllB — protein MISLACCGQQAREINKFIIGSLGGSAMAGLNPTVDVVVRNGQLVLENGVVSGAIAIRDGKIVGITDNDCAPPASEVIDAAGQVIMPGLVDPHSHIWEPTHYPEREDYLSGSQLAASGGITTMIEMPLSVPPVSDAAAFRFKEEIVSSKSVVDVAFWGALIEKSTGHYKELNDCGCVAYKVFIPYASPDYPHSPDYALLKAMEEISRFNGLVGVHAENADILFNRQKEFEEKGIFNGSAHEQARPEIAEVEAISRVILFAEHTGCRLHICHLSTVKARQLIADARKRGVDVTVETCPHYLVLDTDDLEKHHGFAKCNPPLRSPENKEQLWDMLKAGEFDMIGTDHTPYTDNDRLQHGDNIWKMPPGIGGMDLMLPLMLDEGYHKRGVSLETLAQLLATNPARRFDLPHKGSIKLGNDADLVLVNPEAEWTYSWKASYAKAKCTRSPFEGRKMKGRVEQTLVRGKTVYRNREILVEPGFGQLNLRRNA, from the coding sequence TTGATTTCCCTTGCCTGTTGTGGCCAGCAGGCAAGGGAAATCAATAAGTTTATCATCGGGTCTTTAGGGGGAAGTGCAATGGCAGGTCTGAATCCGACAGTAGATGTAGTCGTCAGAAATGGACAGCTGGTACTTGAAAATGGTGTGGTTTCCGGAGCAATAGCCATCAGGGATGGCAAGATTGTCGGCATTACCGATAACGACTGTGCGCCGCCTGCCAGTGAAGTGATTGATGCCGCAGGGCAGGTGATCATGCCCGGGCTGGTTGATCCCCACAGTCATATCTGGGAGCCCACCCATTACCCCGAGCGTGAAGACTACCTGAGTGGTTCGCAACTGGCTGCATCAGGAGGTATAACCACCATGATCGAAATGCCGCTGTCTGTCCCCCCTGTGTCCGATGCAGCAGCGTTTCGTTTCAAGGAGGAAATTGTCAGCAGTAAAAGTGTGGTTGACGTTGCCTTCTGGGGCGCCCTTATAGAAAAGTCCACAGGGCATTATAAAGAACTGAATGACTGTGGCTGTGTCGCTTACAAGGTTTTCATACCTTATGCCAGCCCGGATTATCCTCATTCGCCTGACTATGCCCTGCTAAAGGCGATGGAAGAGATCAGCCGGTTTAACGGTCTGGTGGGTGTTCATGCTGAAAACGCCGATATCCTGTTCAATCGTCAGAAAGAGTTTGAAGAGAAGGGTATCTTTAATGGCTCTGCCCATGAACAGGCTCGCCCTGAAATTGCTGAAGTCGAAGCCATCAGCCGGGTTATTCTGTTTGCTGAACACACAGGTTGTCGTCTGCATATCTGTCACCTGTCCACGGTTAAGGCACGCCAGCTGATTGCCGATGCGCGTAAACGCGGCGTTGATGTTACCGTTGAAACCTGTCCGCACTACCTGGTGCTTGATACTGATGATCTGGAAAAACACCATGGGTTTGCCAAGTGCAACCCGCCGCTGAGAAGTCCGGAGAACAAAGAACAGCTGTGGGATATGCTGAAAGCTGGTGAGTTTGACATGATCGGCACAGACCATACGCCTTATACCGATAATGATCGTCTTCAGCACGGTGACAATATCTGGAAAATGCCTCCCGGAATCGGTGGCATGGACCTGATGCTCCCTCTGATGCTGGATGAAGGTTATCACAAACGTGGTGTCAGTCTGGAAACTCTGGCACAGCTGCTGGCGACCAATCCGGCCCGACGTTTCGACCTGCCTCATAAAGGTTCTATCAAGCTTGGGAATGATGCCGATCTGGTGCTGGTGAATCCTGAAGCGGAATGGACGTATAGCTGGAAAGCGTCTTACGCCAAAGCGAAGTGTACCCGCAGCCCGTTTGAAGGCAGAAAAATGAAAGGGCGCGTTGAGCAGACGCTGGTGAGAGGTAAGACGGTTTACCGAAACAGGGAGATACTTGTTGAACCCGGGTTTGGTCAATTAAACCTGAGGCGAAATGCGTGA
- a CDS encoding aspartate/ornithine carbamoyltransferase family protein: MAITSDFKAKDIRAHLEATGMKGRNITFLDDFSKEQITHLFKASEMLEPFMRTGTNLLQGKTLYTLFFQPSTRTRCSHENAMIRLGGQVITEADPVHNSAAAKNESLYDSLRVTSKYADVIVMRHPDDEEALGAIEKLDGRGAPIISGGYGHVTHPTQGLLDSYTCWRAFNGRLDDMKVVISTPDLSRARSGQSFALALAAMGAHIIYTGSSELRTPEIVRRKLVGMGASFEEHFDLDQKDHEALFVEKAVDLVYLPGCSVKKDDPNREDFMKKMDNHYLSLPMLERVKEATGKIVGVHHSLPRNPGEFDFAIDDSPHEIYFKAIEFSVAMRMALLSSVVGVN; encoded by the coding sequence ATGGCTATTACTTCCGATTTCAAAGCAAAAGATATTCGCGCACATCTGGAAGCCACTGGCATGAAAGGGCGCAATATTACTTTTCTGGACGATTTCAGCAAAGAGCAGATTACCCATCTGTTCAAAGCATCTGAAATGCTGGAACCCTTCATGCGCACTGGAACCAACCTGCTGCAGGGTAAAACACTATATACCCTGTTTTTCCAGCCTTCTACCCGCACCCGCTGCAGTCATGAAAATGCGATGATCCGCCTGGGTGGTCAGGTGATTACGGAAGCAGACCCTGTTCACAACTCAGCTGCAGCAAAAAATGAAAGCCTTTATGACTCTCTGCGTGTGACGTCTAAATACGCCGACGTTATCGTAATGCGTCATCCTGACGATGAAGAAGCGCTGGGTGCTATTGAAAAACTGGATGGCCGTGGCGCGCCCATCATTTCCGGTGGCTATGGTCATGTCACTCACCCAACCCAGGGCCTGCTGGACAGTTACACGTGCTGGAGAGCGTTCAATGGTCGTCTGGATGATATGAAGGTGGTTATTTCTACCCCGGATCTGAGTCGCGCCCGCTCCGGTCAGTCCTTTGCACTGGCTCTGGCAGCAATGGGGGCTCATATTATTTACACTGGCTCCAGCGAGTTGCGTACACCTGAGATAGTTCGTCGCAAGCTGGTTGGTATGGGCGCTTCCTTTGAAGAGCATTTCGATCTGGATCAGAAAGATCACGAAGCGTTGTTTGTTGAAAAAGCGGTTGATCTGGTTTACCTGCCAGGCTGCTCCGTGAAGAAAGACGATCCTAATCGTGAAGACTTCATGAAGAAGATGGACAACCATTATCTGTCTCTGCCAATGCTTGAGCGTGTTAAAGAAGCAACTGGTAAGATCGTTGGTGTACATCACTCTCTGCCACGTAATCCTGGTGAGTTTGATTTTGCCATTGACGACTCTCCACATGAAATTTACTTCAAGGCCATTGAGTTCTCCGTTGCCATGCGTATGGCTCTGCTGTCTTCCGTAGTCGGTGTTAATTAA
- the allE gene encoding (S)-ureidoglycine aminohydrolase, whose translation MSFPDLKTRSVVKPGEYAVIPPEGRVINVIPGLENCKLSIIGSPKIGCSFVWYTGTVTSDGYTSRPFAAEEGIESFIWVMDGEGELEVRVGDESVTLGQGGFAYAPDNKALEFKNTGRGDVRVILYKQRYIPAEGKQPYAVFGNTNDIPEINYMGLDQVFLKDLLPVDTHFDMNFHILSFAPGGCHPFIETHVQEHGAYLLEGEGIYLLGNDWVQTMKEDFIWFGPFTQQACYGTGNGRFTYIYSKDCHRDVEI comes from the coding sequence ATGAGCTTTCCAGACCTGAAAACACGATCAGTAGTAAAACCTGGCGAATATGCTGTTATTCCGCCTGAAGGCCGGGTTATTAATGTTATTCCCGGGCTTGAAAATTGTAAGCTCTCTATTATTGGTTCACCCAAGATTGGTTGCAGCTTTGTCTGGTATACAGGCACTGTTACCAGTGATGGTTACACGTCCAGACCTTTTGCTGCAGAAGAAGGCATTGAAAGCTTTATCTGGGTAATGGACGGTGAAGGTGAGCTGGAAGTTCGTGTGGGCGATGAGTCCGTGACTCTGGGGCAGGGTGGTTTTGCCTATGCACCGGATAATAAAGCACTGGAATTCAAAAACACTGGTAGGGGCGATGTTCGCGTGATCCTCTATAAACAGCGTTATATTCCTGCTGAAGGCAAGCAACCTTATGCGGTATTCGGTAACACTAATGATATCCCTGAAATAAACTATATGGGACTCGATCAGGTTTTCCTGAAAGACCTGCTGCCTGTCGATACCCACTTTGATATGAACTTCCATATCCTCAGCTTTGCGCCAGGCGGTTGCCATCCTTTCATTGAAACCCATGTTCAGGAGCATGGGGCTTACCTGCTGGAAGGCGAAGGGATCTATCTGCTCGGAAATGACTGGGTGCAAACCATGAAAGAAGATTTCATCTGGTTTGGTCCATTCACTCAGCAGGCCTGCTACGGCACTGGCAATGGCCGCTTCACCTACATTTATTCAAAGGACTGCCACAGGGATGTTGAGATCTGA
- a CDS encoding GntR family transcriptional regulator — protein MKTFKALEVERISDAIYKAIIEQRLKAGTRLVETRLADIFSANRNHVRAAIEQLSLRRVVTVETNKGAFVSNPGSAECKEIFMARRILECGMISDAARKCTSDDLRRLKEILDREKQARNDKSRHGLVRESGEFHLELARILGNVRLYEMLEELVASSSLVAGLYEKNDDFTGTINEHDIIFNAIRKKDYDSLPELMAGHLSSIEKKLLLRYQEQDSPNLESIFA, from the coding sequence ATGAAAACATTCAAAGCTCTCGAGGTAGAGAGAATATCCGACGCTATCTATAAAGCTATTATTGAACAACGGCTGAAAGCTGGCACCCGCCTGGTGGAAACCCGCCTTGCGGATATATTTTCTGCGAACCGCAATCATGTCCGGGCTGCGATAGAACAGTTGAGCCTGCGCAGGGTGGTAACGGTGGAAACCAATAAAGGGGCGTTTGTCTCCAATCCGGGTTCCGCAGAGTGTAAAGAGATTTTTATGGCTCGCCGCATTCTGGAGTGCGGTATGATCTCTGATGCAGCCAGAAAGTGTACCAGCGACGACCTCCGCCGGCTTAAAGAGATACTTGACCGGGAAAAGCAGGCAAGGAACGATAAAAGTCGACATGGGCTGGTCAGAGAGTCTGGTGAGTTCCATCTTGAGCTGGCTCGTATTCTGGGCAATGTACGTTTATATGAAATGCTTGAAGAGCTGGTGGCCAGCAGTTCACTGGTGGCGGGGCTTTATGAAAAGAATGATGATTTTACTGGCACCATTAATGAGCATGACATCATTTTCAATGCCATCAGGAAAAAAGACTATGACAGTCTGCCGGAACTGATGGCCGGTCACTTGTCTTCTATTGAGAAAAAACTGCTGCTTCGCTATCAGGAGCAGGATTCTCCGAACCTGGAATCTATTTTTGCATGA
- the arcC gene encoding carbamate kinase, with translation MKIVIALGGNAMLQRGQPLEADIQRENIRKAAEVIAKVSDDHQIILTHGNGPQVGLLALQNAAYEAVSPYPLDVLGAETAGMIGYMMNMELRNQRPKMPIVTMVTETLVDINDPAFENPTKFVGPVYSKEEALKLAEEKNWHVKEDGEYYRRVVPSPKPEKIVEGNTVRQLTDAGALVICSGGGGVPVCQQPDGTIDGVEAVVDKDLTAAIMAKQLKADALIIMTDVDSVSVNFGKPDQKQISLASPDQICTLDLPAGSMGPKVEAAADFVRAGGQYAAIGSLYDLEKIVTGEAGTHITEAYTQPDMSFY, from the coding sequence ATGAAGATTGTTATTGCCCTTGGCGGAAACGCCATGCTCCAGCGCGGTCAACCTCTTGAAGCTGATATCCAGAGGGAAAATATCCGCAAGGCCGCCGAAGTAATTGCCAAAGTATCCGACGATCATCAAATTATTCTGACTCATGGTAACGGGCCACAGGTGGGGCTGCTCGCTTTGCAGAACGCAGCTTATGAAGCGGTCTCTCCCTATCCGCTTGATGTGTTGGGTGCAGAAACGGCAGGTATGATCGGCTATATGATGAACATGGAGCTACGAAACCAGCGACCCAAAATGCCGATTGTCACCATGGTGACTGAAACCCTGGTGGACATTAACGATCCTGCTTTCGAAAATCCCACCAAATTCGTTGGCCCCGTCTACAGCAAGGAAGAAGCACTAAAACTGGCTGAAGAGAAGAACTGGCACGTTAAAGAAGATGGTGAATACTATCGCCGGGTGGTTCCTTCCCCAAAACCTGAAAAAATTGTTGAAGGCAACACGGTACGACAACTGACAGACGCTGGCGCACTGGTTATCTGTTCCGGAGGCGGCGGTGTTCCGGTTTGCCAGCAGCCCGATGGCACGATTGATGGCGTAGAAGCGGTTGTGGATAAAGACCTGACCGCTGCCATTATGGCAAAACAGCTGAAAGCCGATGCCTTGATTATCATGACCGATGTTGATTCCGTCAGCGTCAACTTTGGCAAACCGGACCAGAAGCAGATCAGCCTGGCCTCGCCCGATCAAATCTGTACCCTTGATCTGCCTGCTGGTTCCATGGGGCCCAAGGTGGAAGCCGCTGCTGATTTTGTTCGTGCCGGAGGCCAGTATGCCGCTATTGGCAGTCTGTACGATCTGGAAAAAATCGTCACCGGTGAAGCCGGTACTCATATTACCGAAGCCTATACCCAACCGGATATGAGCTTCTATTAA
- the icd gene encoding NADP-dependent isocitrate dehydrogenase, translated as MHYQHITTPANAERITINPDQSLYVPDNPIITFIQGDGVGADITPVTLKVVDAAVKYAYGESRKIGWMEVFNGEKAAELYDGDWFPQETLHAIREHVVALKGPLTTPLGGGFRSLNIALRQEMDLFVNMRPVQWVPGVPSPITHPEKTNMVVFRENSEDIYTGIEWKAGSLQSEQLMAYLQQEMGVSRIRFTEQCALGIKPISEQGCKRLIRHAIQYALDHQRQSVTLVHKGNIMKFTEGAFRQWGFQLAKEEFDAKPYNHGRELVIDNNGHPLIIKDAIADSMLQYILLQPEQFDVIATMNQNGDFIADALSAQVGGSAIVPGANLNNELAIFEPTHGTAPTIAGKDKMNPCSMLLSAELMLEHIGWREAAGLIRKSIEETIQAKVVTYDFARMIAGAREVSCSEFGEAIIQNMNVSKSQLPLL; from the coding sequence ATGCATTACCAGCACATCACCACTCCGGCAAACGCTGAACGAATCACCATCAATCCTGACCAGTCCCTTTATGTTCCAGACAATCCTATTATCACTTTTATTCAGGGCGATGGCGTTGGTGCAGATATAACACCGGTCACCCTGAAAGTCGTGGATGCTGCGGTTAAATATGCCTATGGTGAAAGCCGGAAGATTGGCTGGATGGAAGTCTTCAATGGTGAAAAAGCGGCCGAACTCTACGACGGAGACTGGTTTCCCCAGGAAACCCTGCACGCTATTCGGGAACATGTCGTCGCCTTAAAAGGCCCTTTGACCACACCGCTTGGAGGTGGTTTCCGTTCCCTGAATATCGCCTTGCGTCAGGAGATGGACCTGTTTGTCAATATGCGGCCGGTGCAATGGGTACCGGGCGTACCTTCTCCCATTACTCACCCTGAAAAAACAAACATGGTCGTGTTCAGGGAAAATTCTGAAGATATTTACACCGGCATCGAGTGGAAAGCCGGTTCATTACAGTCAGAGCAGCTTATGGCGTATCTGCAACAGGAAATGGGGGTTTCCCGAATACGGTTTACCGAGCAATGTGCGCTCGGCATCAAACCCATCTCGGAACAGGGGTGTAAACGACTGATTCGCCACGCCATTCAGTATGCCCTGGATCATCAGCGCCAGTCGGTCACCCTGGTTCATAAAGGCAATATCATGAAGTTTACGGAAGGCGCTTTCAGACAGTGGGGCTTTCAACTGGCTAAAGAAGAGTTTGACGCAAAACCATATAACCATGGTCGCGAGCTGGTTATAGACAACAATGGGCATCCACTGATCATCAAAGATGCCATTGCCGACAGCATGTTGCAGTACATTCTACTGCAACCTGAACAGTTTGATGTGATTGCAACCATGAACCAGAACGGCGATTTCATTGCTGATGCCCTTTCGGCCCAGGTCGGTGGCAGTGCTATTGTGCCGGGTGCAAACCTGAACAACGAGCTGGCTATTTTCGAACCGACTCACGGTACCGCCCCAACCATTGCCGGGAAGGATAAAATGAATCCCTGCTCAATGCTGCTCAGTGCAGAGCTGATGCTGGAACATATTGGCTGGAGAGAAGCAGCAGGTTTAATCCGGAAGAGTATCGAAGAAACCATTCAGGCCAAAGTCGTGACTTACGACTTCGCCCGAATGATTGCCGGAGCAAGAGAAGTGAGTTGTTCTGAATTTGGAGAAGCCATTATTCAGAACATGAACGTCTCTAAATCTCAGCTACCGCTTCTTTAG
- a CDS encoding malate synthase G → MAPQIHSDQGYKSRCRLFVDTPLIHFLEKELLPGSGVSVETFYESLTALVQEFGKTNRALLKKRLDYKDQIDQWHKDRRDQGVAFDAGAFEQFLRDTGYIVEAPDQVKVTTSGVDPELASIAGPQLVVPVKNARFALNAANARWGSLYDALYGTDVISGEVGKGYNAERGEQVIRYARNLLDELFPLQQGSHHDVSRYCVMDNGFAIELSSGAMTTLANPDAFKGFQGAADSPSAILLKNNGLHIEIQIDPEHPVGRTDKAHVKDVVLESAITAIQDFEDSVAAVDAEDKAEVYRNMLGLYKGDLSAEFQKGGQTLLRTLDKDREYRSLSGEPVRLPGRSTLLIRNVGHLMTTPAVLDEHCCEIPEGILDTLVTAVIARYDLSKKASDPIRNSRTGSVYIVKPKMQGPEEVAFCSQLFARTEQLTGLAKNTLKMGIMDEEHRTTLNLKACIAAATDRVIFINTGFLDRTGSEMHVNMEAGPMVPKTEMKHQQWIRSYEDWNVDTGLQCGLSGHAQIGKGMWAMPDAMADMLETKVAHPQAGANCAWVPSPTAATLHAIHYHRVKVTDVQQSLERRHTSFSDLLQVPVMEASESLHPDTIQRELENNAQGILGYVVRWIDQGVGCSKVPDINNVNLMEDRATLRISAQHIANWLHFGICSEHQVREVFNRMAAIVDRQNTDTEGYTPMCADLDNSTAFRAALNLVFKGLVQPSGYTEPLLHKYRYRLKHDRDLSSIASLCNNAKEAVAEI, encoded by the coding sequence ATGGCCCCCCAGATCCATTCAGACCAGGGATACAAGTCCAGGTGCAGACTGTTTGTTGATACGCCCCTGATTCATTTTCTTGAAAAAGAACTGCTGCCTGGCAGTGGCGTGTCGGTTGAAACTTTTTACGAGTCTCTTACAGCACTGGTGCAGGAGTTTGGTAAAACGAACAGGGCGCTGCTGAAAAAGCGTCTGGACTATAAAGACCAGATTGACCAGTGGCATAAAGACCGGCGTGATCAGGGGGTTGCCTTTGATGCCGGTGCTTTTGAACAGTTTTTACGTGACACAGGCTATATTGTCGAAGCGCCGGATCAGGTAAAGGTGACGACCTCCGGGGTAGATCCTGAGCTGGCGAGCATTGCAGGTCCACAGCTGGTGGTGCCGGTTAAAAACGCGCGCTTTGCCCTGAATGCTGCCAATGCCCGGTGGGGTAGCTTATACGACGCGCTCTATGGTACCGATGTGATTTCCGGGGAAGTGGGTAAAGGCTATAACGCTGAACGTGGCGAACAGGTGATTCGCTATGCCAGAAACTTGCTGGATGAGCTGTTCCCGTTGCAACAGGGTAGCCATCACGATGTCAGCCGTTATTGCGTGATGGACAATGGCTTTGCCATAGAGCTTTCGTCTGGAGCCATGACGACACTGGCAAACCCTGATGCGTTTAAGGGTTTTCAGGGCGCAGCAGATAGCCCTTCAGCCATTTTGCTGAAGAACAACGGGTTGCATATTGAGATCCAGATTGATCCGGAACACCCTGTTGGCCGTACCGACAAGGCCCATGTAAAAGATGTTGTGCTGGAGTCAGCCATTACCGCTATTCAGGATTTCGAGGACTCTGTTGCAGCGGTGGATGCAGAAGACAAGGCTGAAGTTTACAGAAATATGCTGGGTCTCTATAAGGGCGATTTATCGGCAGAATTTCAGAAAGGTGGTCAAACCCTGCTTCGCACCCTGGATAAGGATCGTGAGTATCGTTCCCTGTCGGGTGAACCTGTTCGTCTGCCCGGTCGCAGCACTCTGTTGATTCGTAATGTTGGTCACCTGATGACCACCCCGGCGGTTCTGGACGAACACTGTTGTGAAATACCGGAAGGCATTCTGGATACGCTGGTCACTGCGGTGATTGCCCGTTATGACCTGAGTAAAAAAGCATCTGACCCGATTCGTAACAGCCGCACCGGCAGTGTTTATATCGTTAAGCCCAAGATGCAGGGGCCGGAAGAAGTCGCATTCTGCAGTCAGTTATTTGCCCGCACCGAGCAATTGACTGGTCTGGCCAAAAACACCCTGAAAATGGGCATTATGGATGAAGAACATCGGACAACACTGAACCTGAAAGCCTGCATTGCCGCTGCCACAGATCGGGTTATTTTCATTAATACCGGTTTTCTGGACCGTACCGGCAGTGAAATGCATGTGAATATGGAAGCCGGTCCCATGGTGCCTAAAACCGAAATGAAGCACCAGCAGTGGATCAGGTCTTATGAAGACTGGAATGTGGATACTGGTCTGCAGTGTGGTCTGTCTGGCCATGCCCAGATTGGTAAGGGCATGTGGGCAATGCCTGATGCCATGGCCGATATGCTGGAAACCAAGGTGGCTCATCCACAGGCGGGTGCCAACTGTGCCTGGGTGCCTTCTCCGACGGCTGCAACGCTTCATGCAATCCACTACCACAGGGTTAAGGTGACAGACGTTCAGCAATCCCTTGAAAGACGTCATACGTCGTTCAGTGATTTATTGCAGGTGCCGGTTATGGAAGCGTCTGAATCCTTGCATCCTGACACCATCCAGAGAGAGCTGGAAAATAATGCGCAGGGGATTCTGGGGTATGTCGTGCGCTGGATTGACCAGGGCGTTGGTTGTTCCAAGGTGCCTGATATCAATAACGTTAACCTGATGGAAGATCGCGCGACTCTGCGGATTTCAGCCCAGCATATTGCTAACTGGCTGCATTTTGGTATTTGCAGTGAACATCAGGTGCGGGAAGTGTTTAACCGCATGGCGGCGATAGTTGACCGGCAAAATACAGATACCGAAGGTTATACCCCCATGTGTGCCGATCTTGATAACAGTACGGCGTTCAGGGCGGCTTTAAACCTGGTGTTTAAAGGGCTGGTTCAGCCTTCCGGTTATACGGAACCACTGTTGCACAAATACCGCTATCGCCTCAAACACGATCGTGACCTGAGCAGCATTGCCAGTCTGTGTAACAACGCTAAAGAAGCGGTAGCTGAGATTTAG
- a CDS encoding LysR family transcriptional regulator: MNIRKTDLNLLVYLNVLLEERSVSKAADKLAITQPAMSNALKRLRELFDDPILVRTADGMTPTDKAVKLKPDIVELLSLAEQITQPDRDFSISHSEATFRVMASDYMEATLITPFIRHVLGDAPHINFDLLTPGDVSLHDMEKGTVDLAINRFTTLPKSFHQATVWRDNFCCLLHRNHPYVSQPDLDNYLAAEHIWVNRTGWGAESIASNKSGAQRLGWVDEALWQLDKTRLIRVFTRHYMMVELLLQEPQLIATIPRRLARIYQDRKELAVCRVPFQIVPFEIKMIWSPLRHHSRAHQWLRRSLLEFSETVLDR; encoded by the coding sequence GTGAATATAAGAAAAACAGACCTGAACTTACTGGTGTACCTTAATGTGCTGCTGGAAGAGCGTAGTGTGTCCAAAGCTGCTGACAAGCTTGCCATTACCCAGCCAGCCATGAGCAATGCTCTGAAGCGCCTGCGGGAACTGTTTGATGACCCGATCCTGGTGCGCACTGCCGATGGTATGACGCCAACCGACAAGGCGGTAAAACTGAAACCGGATATCGTTGAGCTGCTCAGTCTTGCAGAGCAGATCACCCAGCCAGACCGGGACTTTTCTATCAGCCATAGTGAAGCAACGTTCAGGGTCATGGCGTCGGATTACATGGAGGCAACCCTGATCACGCCGTTTATCCGGCACGTACTAGGTGATGCGCCCCATATCAATTTTGATCTGCTGACCCCGGGCGATGTAAGTCTGCACGATATGGAAAAAGGCACCGTTGATCTTGCGATTAACCGTTTTACTACCCTGCCAAAGTCGTTTCATCAGGCGACAGTATGGCGGGATAATTTCTGCTGCCTGCTGCACAGGAATCACCCCTATGTCAGCCAGCCCGACCTTGACAACTATCTGGCAGCTGAGCATATCTGGGTAAACCGGACGGGTTGGGGAGCCGAATCTATTGCCAGCAATAAATCAGGGGCGCAACGTCTTGGGTGGGTGGATGAGGCACTCTGGCAGCTGGATAAAACACGACTTATCCGGGTGTTTACACGACACTATATGATGGTGGAACTCTTACTGCAGGAACCTCAGCTGATCGCAACGATTCCACGACGACTGGCAAGAATCTATCAGGACCGAAAAGAGCTGGCTGTATGCAGGGTTCCCTTTCAGATCGTACCTTTTGAAATCAAGATGATCTGGAGTCCTTTACGTCATCACTCAAGAGCGCATCAATGGTTGAGGCGGTCGCTTCTGGAATTTTCGGAAACGGTTCTGGATCGGTGA